ATTTAAATCAAACGGAAGAAATATGTCTGAAAGTGAACAAATGAATCGTGAAGTTCAAAGAATTAGTAAAAGAGTTGACGAAATTAATAACAATATAGAAAAATTTCATAAAACTAATGAATTGTTAGATCAAATGGAAGAAAGATTGGATGCAATCCAAGATAGAATTGGAAACTAAAAAATTTAGATTTTAAAATTTATTCGTAGAAAGGGAAAGGACAAAAGTATGAAAAAATTAATATTATTAGCATTAGGATTAGGAGCATTGTCATGTACAAATGCTAGATTGGTAGATTATAATACAGACAGATTAGATACTATCGAAGATTATTTAAAAGCTAACAAGCCATACCCAGGAAGCAAAGAATATAAATCTCTTGAAAAGGAGGCTGAATCATGGTCAAATCAACAACAACAAGAACAGCCAAATCAACAATAATTGCTGTAATCGCTCTTCTAATGTTGTCAGCACCAGTGATGGCGAGAAGATTGACTACAACTCAAATGAGAGAAAATACAATAAGAATTAATGCTCTTGAGTTAGAAAAAGTAATCGAACAAGCAAAAGATGAAGGAATTATCGATGAAAATGAAGGAGATATAGTATTTAATTCTGGTAAATTGAACTTTGATTTTGATAAATCAGTAGTTAAAGAAAGATACTATGAATTATTGAGAAACTTAAGAGACTATGTTGAACAAAAGAACTTAAGAGTAGTAATTATTGGACATACAGATTCAAAAGGATCTGACGAATATAATATGAAACTTGGAATGAGAAGAGCAGTAGCGGTTAGAGACAAATTGTTAGAATTTGGAATGGATCCTTCTAGAATTATAGGAGTTGAATCAAAAGGTGAAAGTGAACCAATTGATACAAATGAAACAGAAGAAGGAAGATTTGAAAATAGAAGAATTCAATTTAAAATTGAAGGAGCAGAACCAGTTATAGTTCAACCACAACAATAAAATTAATATAAAAATAAAATTACCTTTTATGTTATGTTATCGTTTATCATAAAGGGTAATTTTTTTGTAGAAAAAGATACATAAGAAAAAAATAAATACTTCTAAAATTATTATTAAACTTTAGAAGTATTTTTTTATAAAAATTTATTTTAAAATTATCTTGAATAAGTTTTTGTTAATTTTGCAATATTTTGTGCTAGTTCGTCTGTCAATTGATTTGGTTTTAATCTCCATTGCCAGTTTCCAGATGCAAGTCCTGGCGTATTTATACGAGCATAGCTTCCAAGTCCTAAAAAGTCTTGAATTGGTGCAATTGCGATATTTGCAACTGAACTCCAAGCTCCTCTTATAGCGTCCCAGTGTATATTTGCATCATTTGTTGAATTTAAATAATCTCTTGCAAATTGTCTGTCTTCTTCTTTTGCTTTTTCAAACCATCCAACGATTGTGTCGTTGTCGTGAGTACCTGTATAGACAACGCAGTTTTTATCATATGTGTGTGGCAAGTAGTCATTTTCTTCAGCTGAATCAAATGCAAATCCTAAAATTTTCATTCCTGGGAAACCAGAAGCATTTCTTAAATCAATAACTCCTTGTGTCATTGTTCCTAAATCTTCGGCAATTATAGGTAAATCTCCAAGTTCATTTTTAATGGCGTTAAATAAGTCCATTCTAGGACCTGGACACCAAGTACCATTCTGTGCAGTTTTATCTCCATAAGGAACAGCCCAGTATTCATCAAATCCTCTGAAGTGATCGATTCTTATTATATCACAAGTTGTAAGATTAGATTTTACTCTATCGATCCACCATTTGTAGTTAGTTTCTTTCAATTTTTGCCAGTCGTATAAAGGATTTCCCCAAAGTTGTCCTGTAGCACTGAAATAATCAGGCGGAACTCCTGCCACTTTAACTGGTTTTTTATCTTTGTCAAATAAGAAAATATCAGTATTTGCCCAAGTGTCAGCACTGTCAGCAGCAACAAATATTGGAATATCTCCGATGATTTTAATTCCGTTTTCGTTTGCGTATCTTTTTACAGCTTCCCATTGTGAGAAGAATAAAAATTGAATGAAATTATGATATTCAATGTCGTCAGAAAGTTCGTTTCTATATCTCTCCATAGCTTGTGGTTCTCTGTTTTTAATATCTTCTTGCCATTCGTTCCAAGAAAGTCCACCAAAATGGTTTTTTAACGAAATGTAAAGGCTGTAGTCGTTTAACCATTCAGCATTTTTAACTTTAAATTCTTCAAATTTTTCTCTTAATTGGTCATTTTGATTAACTTTATAGTTTTCGTAAGCTTTTCTAAGTAGTGGATATTTACTGTTGTAAATAGCTCCATAATCTACAAATTCTTCGTTTTCTCCAAAATTTATATTTTCAAGATCGTTTCCTGAAAGTAAATTTTGTTCGATTAATAAATCAAAATCAATTAAGTAAGGATTTCCTGCAAATGAAGAAAAACATTGATAAGGCGAATCTCCGTAACCTGTAGGTCCAAGTGGAAAAATTTGCCAAAGTTTTTGATTAGATTTTTTCAAAAAATCTACAAAATTAAAAGCTTCTCTTCCAAGTGTTCCAATTCCATATTTTCCTGGAAGTGAAGTTGGGTGTAATAAAATCCCAGAACTTCTTTTAAACATAGTAGCCTCCTAAAATTTTTTATTAAAAAATATATTTTTGTAAAATCTATATTACTTTAAATATACTATATTTTTTTTAAAAAGTCAACTTATCCGTAAAAGTTATTAAAAAAAATTATACTTATCCGAATATCTTGACTATATAAAAAAAATGTTGTAATATTAAAGTGTAAAATAATTAACAAAAATAAAAAATAGGAGGCAGTGGAATGAAATTATTGACAATCAACACACATGCGTGGTTGGAAGAAAATCAAGATGAGAAGATGGAAATTTTGGCAAAGACGATTGCTGAAAAGCAGTATGATGTAATCGCTATGCAAGAAGTGAATCAGCTTATGAATAGTCCAGTTATTTACGATGGAATTCGAAACGATAATTACGGATGGAAATTGCTGGAAAAGCTGGAAAAGTACACAGATACTGATTATTATTATCATTGGAGCAATTCTCACATCGGTTTTGGGAAATATGACGAAGGAGTGGCAATTATTACAAAGCATCCAATAAAAGATGAGGATGAGTTTTATTGCACTTTTTCGCAATCTGTCAGAGTTATTAATGCAAGAAGGATTGTAAGTATAACTTTGGATTACGAAGGACAAGAAATAGAGTTTTACAGTTGTCATATGAATTTGCCAAATTGTGAAACAGAAGATATGGGAGAAAATATTCAGACAATTTTAAAAAGAACGAAAAATGATAATTTAAAATTTTTGATGGGAGATTTTAACACAGATGCGATACATAATCAAGAAGCTTATCAAAATATAATAAATCAAGGATTATTCGATACTTATGAATTAGCTGAAAAAAAAGATAGTGGAATAACAGTCAATAAAAAAATTGATGGTTGGGCAACTAGCGGTTCTGAAAAAAGACTAGATTATATTTTTTCAAATAAAAAAGTAAAAGTTTTAGAAAGTAAAGTTATTTTTAATGGAGAAAATAAAGGAGTTGTTTCAGATCACTTTGGTTTGGAAGTGAAAATAGAGTTATAAAAGCTTCATTTTGGTAAAAGATAAAAAAAAATTTAAAAAGTTTTCCGTAAATGTCTTGACAAATGAAAATTATGAGGTATAACTAATGTGTAAAACAAATTTTAATTTATAAATATTTTTAGGAGGTACTCAATCATGATGAAAAAAATTCAACGGTTCGGTGGAGCAATGATGGCGCCAGTTCTATTATTCGCATTCACAGGGATAGTCGTAGGAATAGCATCACTATTTACGAATCCACAAGTAATGGGTTCAATTGCAAATGAAGGGACAAACTGGTATAAATTCTGGTTTGTGATAAGTGAAGGTGGTTGGACAGTATTTAGACAAATGCCATTATTGTTCGCAATCGGATTGCCAATCAGCCTTGCGAATAAAACAAATGCAAGAGCATGTTTGGAAGCGTTTGCTTTATATACAACTTATAATTATTTTGTAGCTGCAATGCTTGCACAATGGAGCTTCTTTGGTGTTGACATGAGTCAAGAAGCTGGAGGAACAAGTGGACTTGCAGTAATTGCTGGAGTAAAAACACTAGATACAAACTTATTTGGTGCAATTATAATTTCTGCAATAGTAGTTTATTTACATAATAAATATTTTGATAAAAAGTTACCAGACTTTTTAGGAGTATTTCAAGGAACAGTATTTGTTTATATTATTGGTTTCTTAGTAATGATTCCATGTGCTTTCATAACTGCACTTTGCTGGCCAAAAGTTCAAATTGGAATTAACAACTTGCAACAATTATTAAAAGTTTCAGGACCAATTGGAGTATGGATTTACACATTCCTTGAAAGAGCATTGATTCCAACAGGATTGCATCACTTTGTATATACACCATTTATATTCGGACCAGCAGCAGTTCCAGGTGGAATTCAAACTTACTGGGTTCAACATATAAGTCAATTTGCTCAATCTACAAAACCTTTAAAAGAAATGTTCCCACAAGGTGGATTTGCATTACACGGTAACTCAAAAATCTTTGGTTCAGTAGGTATCGCACTTGCAATGTATTCAACTGCTAAACCTGAAAACAAGAAAAAAGTAGCAGGATTGTTATTACCAGTTTTTATTAACTGCAATAGTTTCAGGAATTACAGAACCACTTGAATTTACATTCTTATTTATAGCACCAGTATTATTTGGATTACACGCAGTATTAGCTGCAACAATGTCAACATTGATGTATATGTTCGGAGTTGTAGGAAACTTCGGTGGAGGATTCTTAGACTTTATGTTCTTAAACTGGATTCCAATGTTTAAAAACCATAGTGGAACAGTAATTACTCAAATTGTAATTGGATTAATCTTTACATGTATTTACTTCGTATTATTCAGATTCTTAATTTTAAAAATGGATTTAAAAACTCCAGGTAGAGAAGATGAAGATGAAGAAATGAAACTTTATACAAAAGCTGACTATAGAGCTAAACATGGTGAAGGTGGAGCACAAGGTGCAGCTGCCGCAGCTGGTGGAGATGAATATGCTCAAAAAGGTGCAATCATTCTTGAAGCATTAGGTGGAAGAGAAAATATTGAAGAACTTAATAACTGTGCAACTAGACTTAGAGTAAGTGTAAAAGATGCAAGTAAATTATTACCAGATGCAGCGTTTTAAAGCAGCAGGAGCTCATGGTGTAGTTAGAAAAGGAACAGCTATTCAAGTAATCATCGGATTGTCAGTACCTCAAGTAAGAGAAAGAATTGAAGACATGATGAAAAAAGGGTAAAAATAAAATTTGATAAATAATAAATAATTGAAATTAAATTTTATAAAAAAATTAAGAAAGAATTTTCAAAAGTTAAAAATTTTAAATTTTTAAAATACAAAACTTGAGAAAGTTCTTTCTTTTATATAAAATTATGTTATTTAGCGAGGGATTCTGATTTCTTATTGTTAAATAAAATAAATAGAATTTTTTAATAATTAAAGGAGATAAAATGAAAAATATAGTTTTTGTAATTTTAGATGAATTTGCAGATTGGGAAGCAGCTTTTTTATCTTCAGCATTGAATGATAAGAATATAACAAAAAATTATACAACTAACTTTGCTTCAATTGATAAAAATTTAAAAAAGTCAATGGGAAATTTAAAAGTGTTACCTGATTTGACATTGAAAGAGATTGATGAAAATGATGTAGATGGATTAGTTTTAATTGGTGGGAGAACTTGGAGAAGTCAAACAGAAGAAACAAATAATAAGATCGTTGAGCTTGTGAAAAAATTTAAAAATAATCCTAATAAAGTTGTAGGTGCTATTTGTGATGCTGCATATTTTCTTGCGACAAATGGATTATTGAATGATCGAAAACATACAGTAAATAGCTTTGATGAAATAAAAGATAATTCGAATTATACGAATGCTAAAAATTTTGTGGAGATGGAGTCAGTGATTGATGGAAACTTGATAACTGCGAAAGGGGATAGTCCTGTACATTTTGCTAAAAATGTGATGATGGCGTTAGGTGATATTCCCGAAAAAAATGTAAATTTATTTTTTGATATTTATACGATTGGATTTGTTAAAGCATTTGAAAAATTTTCAAAATAAAAGAAAAAGAGGTTGCTTCAAAAATGATATAACCTCTTTTTTTGTATAAAAATTATCTTTTTGCAATAGCGGTAAAAGTAAATTTCTCAGGATGATGAATTATTGTTTCATACTGAAAAAGTGTTCCATTTGATAAATAGGCATGAGTTTCAATAACAACAACCATATTTATATCTTTTAATTTGAGATATTTTTGTTCTTCTGGAGTGATCTTTCTGAAATTAATATCTCTTCGAGAATAACCGATCTTTAATTTCAAATCCTTTTCCAAATATTCATATATCGACTTTTTGGCAATCTCTTCATTCAAAAAAGGTACAATTTTTCTGTCAAAAAAACTTGTGGAATAATTTAAAACTTCCCCATTTAAGGAATTTGTACGGACAACTTTGTAGAAATCAGCGCTTTCAGAAACTTGAAATTCTTTCATTAATTTTTTATCTCCCTGAACAATATATAAGCTGATTAAGTCGGTTTCAAGATTAATATTTTGAAGTTTATTGAGTTCCTGCACAGTTTGAATTGAAGTCAGAGAAATATTTTCCAAATTTTTTTTCTCCAGTACAATTGATTTTTTTCCCTTCACTTTTTGAATAAAACCTTCAGTTTCCAGCATAGAAAGAGCCTTTCTTACAGTAAGTTTAGAAAAATTATAATCTTTTGCCAAGTCATCTTCTTTTTTTAAAAAATCTCCTGATTTAATAATACCATTTTTAATTTTCTCCTTTATATCATAATATACTTTTTCATATTTAGTCATTTGTATAAACCTTTCATATCATTTTTATATATTATACAATAAATTGCTTTAAATAACAACTAAAACAAAAGATTTATATAATAATTATAAAAATTTTAAAAGATTTATATAAACCTATTGACTTTTTTAAAAAATATGTTATAATTAATATTGAAATAAGAAAAGAAAAAAATATATGATTAATAAATTATAGGAGATGATTAATTATGAAAAAATTTTCAATCGTAGTAGCTGGTGGAGGGAGTACATTTACTCCAGGAATTGTTTTGATGTTGTTAGAAAACTTGGATAAATTTCCAATTAGACAGATTAAATTTTATGATAATGACGCTGAAAGACAAGAAGTTATTGCAAAAGCGTGTGACATTATAATAAAAGAAAAAGCACCTGATATTAATTTTGTTTATACAACTGATCCCGAAACAGCATTTACAGATGTTGACTTTGTTATGGCACATATAAGAGTTGGAAAATATGCAATGCGTGAAAAAGATGAAAAAATACCTTTGAAACACGGAGTATTAGGACAAGAAACTTGTGGACCAGGAGGAATCGCTTATGGAATGCGTTCAATTGGTGGAGTTATTGAATTAGTTGATTATATGGAAAAATATTCGCCAAATGCTTGGATGTTGAACTACTCAAATCCTGCGGCAATTGTAGCAGAAGCAACTAGAAGATTGCGTCCAAATTCTAAAATATTGAATATTTGCGATATGCCAATTGGAATTGAAATAAGAATGGCTGAAATGCTTGGATTGAAATCAAGAAAAGATATGGTAATCAGATACTTTGGATTGAATCACTTTGGTTGGTGGACAGACATTAGAGATAAACATGGAAAAGACTTAATGCCTGAATTAAAAGAAAAAGTTGCAAAAATAGGGTATAATGTAGAAATTGAAGGAGAAAATACAGAAGCAAGCTGGAATGATACATTTACAAAAGCAAGAGATGTATTTGCAGTTGACCCTACAACATTACCAAACACATACTTAAAATACTACTTATTCCCTGACTATGTGGTAGAGCATTCAAACCCTAACCACACAAGAGCAAATGAAGTAATGGAAGGAAGGGAAAAATTCGTATTTGGTGAATGTAGAGCAATCGCTGAAAAAGGAACTGCAAAAGATAGTAAACTTCATGTAGACGATCATGCTTCATACATAGTTGACTTGGCAAGAGCAATTGCTTATGATACAAAAGAAAGAATGTTATTAATCGTAGAAAATGACGGAGCAATCTCAAACTTTGATTCAACTGCAATGGTTGAAGTACCTTGTATAGTAGGTTCAAACGGACCTGAAAAAATTGTTCAAGGTAAAATTCCTCAATTCCAAAAAGGTTTAATGGAACAACAAGTTTCTGTTGAAAAATTAACAGTAGAAGCATGGATTGAAGGTTCATACCAAAAATTATGGCAGGCAATTACATTGTCAAGAACTGTGCCAAGTGCATCTGTTGCAAAAGCTATTTTGGATGACTTGATTGAGGCTAATAAAGATTTCTGGCCAGTTTTGAAATAACAGATTTGAAATAAATAATTTTTAGTGCTTGAAATGTTAATTAATTATGATATAATTATTTAAAAAAATAACCATTCAGCATGGTATAGTAAAATAAATTGCAAAAATAAAGGCACTGCTATTGAAGTAGTGTCTTTTTTTTTGATATAATTACTTATAAATTATTTTTTATTAATCAGTTGTAAAAATAAATTTTTAAAGGTTAAATAATGTCAATGTTCATTAACCAAAAAAGAAAAAAGTTATATTAATAAAAGTTTATAAATTGTTTATAAATTAAATATGAAGGAGAAAAAATGGATATAAAAAAATTAGATAAAAAATGGTGGAAAAAAGAAGTTGGATATCAAATTTATCCAAGAAGTTTTTATGATAGTAATAACGATGGAATTGGAGATTTGAATGGAATTACAGAGAAATTAGATTATTTGAAGAATTTAGGAATAACGCTTATTTGGGTTTGTCCAATTTTTAAGTCGCCAATGGATGACAATGGATATGATATTTCAGATTATTATGATGTGAATCCTGAATTCGGGACAAAGGAAGATTTGGAAAAATTGATTGCAGAGGCCGAAAAAAGAGGGATAAAAGTAATTTTAGATTTGGTAATTAATCATACTTCTGATGAGC
This genomic stretch from Leptotrichia sp. oral taxon 218 harbors:
- a CDS encoding GntR family transcriptional regulator; protein product: MTKYEKVYYDIKEKIKNGIIKSGDFLKKEDDLAKDYNFSKLTVRKALSMLETEGFIQKVKGKKSIVLEKKNLENISLTSIQTVQELNKLQNINLETDLISLYIVQGDKKLMKEFQVSESADFYKVVRTNSLNGEVLNYSTSFFDRKIVPFLNEEIAKKSIYEYLEKDLKLKIGYSRRDINFRKITPEEQKYLKLKDINMVVVIETHAYLSNGTLFQYETIIHHPEKFTFTAIAKR
- a CDS encoding DJ-1/PfpI family protein, with amino-acid sequence MKNIVFVILDEFADWEAAFLSSALNDKNITKNYTTNFASIDKNLKKSMGNLKVLPDLTLKEIDENDVDGLVLIGGRTWRSQTEETNNKIVELVKKFKNNPNKVVGAICDAAYFLATNGLLNDRKHTVNSFDEIKDNSNYTNAKNFVEMESVIDGNLITAKGDSPVHFAKNVMMALGDIPEKNVNLFFDIYTIGFVKAFEKFSK
- the malQ gene encoding 4-alpha-glucanotransferase, encoding MFKRSSGILLHPTSLPGKYGIGTLGREAFNFVDFLKKSNQKLWQIFPLGPTGYGDSPYQCFSSFAGNPYLIDFDLLIEQNLLSGNDLENINFGENEEFVDYGAIYNSKYPLLRKAYENYKVNQNDQLREKFEEFKVKNAEWLNDYSLYISLKNHFGGLSWNEWQEDIKNREPQAMERYRNELSDDIEYHNFIQFLFFSQWEAVKRYANENGIKIIGDIPIFVAADSADTWANTDIFLFDKDKKPVKVAGVPPDYFSATGQLWGNPLYDWQKLKETNYKWWIDRVKSNLTTCDIIRIDHFRGFDEYWAVPYGDKTAQNGTWCPGPRMDLFNAIKNELGDLPIIAEDLGTMTQGVIDLRNASGFPGMKILGFAFDSAEENDYLPHTYDKNCVVYTGTHDNDTIVGWFEKAKEEDRQFARDYLNSTNDANIHWDAIRGAWSSVANIAIAPIQDFLGLGSYARINTPGLASGNWQWRLKPNQLTDELAQNIAKLTKTYSR
- a CDS encoding OmpA family protein translates to MVKSTTTRTAKSTIIAVIALLMLSAPVMARRLTTTQMRENTIRINALELEKVIEQAKDEGIIDENEGDIVFNSGKLNFDFDKSVVKERYYELLRNLRDYVEQKNLRVVIIGHTDSKGSDEYNMKLGMRRAVAVRDKLLEFGMDPSRIIGVESKGESEPIDTNETEEGRFENRRIQFKIEGAEPVIVQPQQ
- a CDS encoding endonuclease/exonuclease/phosphatase family protein, translating into MKLLTINTHAWLEENQDEKMEILAKTIAEKQYDVIAMQEVNQLMNSPVIYDGIRNDNYGWKLLEKLEKYTDTDYYYHWSNSHIGFGKYDEGVAIITKHPIKDEDEFYCTFSQSVRVINARRIVSITLDYEGQEIEFYSCHMNLPNCETEDMGENIQTILKRTKNDNLKFLMGDFNTDAIHNQEAYQNIINQGLFDTYELAEKKDSGITVNKKIDGWATSGSEKRLDYIFSNKKVKVLESKVIFNGENKGVVSDHFGLEVKIEL
- a CDS encoding 6-phospho-alpha-glucosidase; the protein is MKKFSIVVAGGGSTFTPGIVLMLLENLDKFPIRQIKFYDNDAERQEVIAKACDIIIKEKAPDINFVYTTDPETAFTDVDFVMAHIRVGKYAMREKDEKIPLKHGVLGQETCGPGGIAYGMRSIGGVIELVDYMEKYSPNAWMLNYSNPAAIVAEATRRLRPNSKILNICDMPIGIEIRMAEMLGLKSRKDMVIRYFGLNHFGWWTDIRDKHGKDLMPELKEKVAKIGYNVEIEGENTEASWNDTFTKARDVFAVDPTTLPNTYLKYYLFPDYVVEHSNPNHTRANEVMEGREKFVFGECRAIAEKGTAKDSKLHVDDHASYIVDLARAIAYDTKERMLLIVENDGAISNFDSTAMVEVPCIVGSNGPEKIVQGKIPQFQKGLMEQQVSVEKLTVEAWIEGSYQKLWQAITLSRTVPSASVAKAILDDLIEANKDFWPVLK